A window from Peptococcaceae bacterium encodes these proteins:
- a CDS encoding Flp family type IVb pilin, with protein MLSRIRSFLRDERGQGLAEYGLIIALVALAVVGALTALGGGLTSIFGDINDDLTNATSGGSS; from the coding sequence ATGTTGAGCCGGATCAGAAGTTTTCTTCGCGATGAAAGAGGACAGGGGCTCGCCGAGTACGGCCTTATTATCGCCCTGGTGGCCCTGGCTGTCGTAGGCGCTCTCACGGCCCTCGGCGGTGGACTAACCAGCATTTTCGGGGACATCAATGACGACCTGACGAACGCCACTTCCGGCGGTTCCAGCTAA
- a CDS encoding A24 family peptidase: MPVIDVTLLVVLLISCYTDLRFQKIYNALLFPPLLGALVLHCLSGGMGGLFFSLKGLALGMALLFPPYLLGGMGAGDVKLLGLVGALKGAQFVFASFLLAALLGGVMSLLVLACRGQLARGLKKTGQGLKTAFFSRFTVWNFASLEEENADSFPYGLAIAAGALAALMVA, translated from the coding sequence ATGCCGGTGATAGACGTGACGCTGCTTGTTGTGCTCCTGATCTCCTGCTATACGGACCTCAGGTTTCAAAAAATCTACAATGCCCTTCTGTTTCCCCCGCTCCTGGGAGCACTTGTTTTGCACTGCCTGTCTGGAGGCATGGGGGGGCTCTTTTTTTCCTTGAAAGGCCTGGCCCTGGGGATGGCGCTCCTGTTCCCGCCTTACCTGTTGGGAGGCATGGGAGCCGGGGACGTTAAGCTCCTCGGGCTGGTAGGCGCCCTCAAAGGAGCGCAGTTTGTTTTTGCCAGTTTCCTTTTGGCCGCCCTTTTAGGCGGAGTCATGTCTTTGCTGGTGCTGGCCTGCCGCGGCCAGCTGGCCAGGGGACTGAAGAAAACCGGGCAGGGTTTGAAAACGGCATTCTTTTCAAGGTTCACGGTCTGGAATTTTGCCAGTTTGGAAGAAGAAAACGCCGACAGTTTTCCTTACGGCCTGGCCATAGCAGCGGGGGCCCTGGCGGCTTTGATGGTGGCCTAA
- a CDS encoding pilus assembly protein, which yields MLKRFLKCGRGQAAVEFALVIPVLLLLLFGIVEFGRIFGASLIVAHSAREGARLGSMGASDSEIILRVEEAAASLDADLLDIEITPDEAGRETGTPIRVHVAYPVTVYAPFISIITGQTVTVQSDMVMRVE from the coding sequence ATGCTGAAAAGATTTCTTAAGTGCGGCAGGGGCCAGGCGGCAGTCGAATTCGCCCTGGTCATCCCGGTGCTGTTGCTTCTTTTATTCGGGATTGTGGAGTTTGGCCGCATATTTGGCGCCAGCCTTATTGTGGCCCACAGCGCCCGCGAGGGAGCAAGGCTTGGTTCGATGGGCGCTTCCGACAGCGAGATCATCCTGCGCGTGGAAGAAGCGGCAGCATCTTTGGATGCGGATCTGCTGGATATAGAGATAACTCCAGACGAGGCCGGGAGGGAAACAGGAACGCCCATTCGCGTTCATGTGGCTTATCCCGTTACGGTGTACGCGCCCTTTATTTCGATAATAACTGGGCAAACCGTAACGGTTCAATCCGATATGGTAATGAGAGTGGAATAA
- the cpaB gene encoding Flp pilus assembly protein CpaB: MKNKHVIALSILFGLLTAYLIYDYLTKVERSMNNVQYGEVVMAAADIPAQTLVTGEMLQVKKVAAEYIHPLAARKKEEVIGRITVAPVAAGEQVLKKRLAGPSEAKHGLSYLIPAGKRAVTVAVDDVSGISGLIRPGDRVDVAATVSIPGEREQKEIPYTLVILQDLQVLAVGKTLEDKSEGQTPLEYKTVTLAVTVEQSQPLVLASQRGSIRLMLRSPVDSSLVDTAPYRAEHFLTR; encoded by the coding sequence TTGAAAAACAAGCATGTAATCGCGCTTTCCATCCTGTTTGGACTTCTTACGGCATACCTGATCTATGATTACCTGACCAAAGTTGAGAGGTCCATGAACAATGTCCAGTACGGCGAGGTGGTGATGGCGGCGGCGGACATCCCGGCCCAAACGCTGGTCACCGGCGAGATGCTCCAGGTGAAAAAGGTTGCCGCGGAGTACATCCACCCACTGGCCGCCCGCAAGAAGGAGGAGGTTATCGGGCGTATTACGGTGGCGCCTGTGGCAGCGGGCGAGCAGGTTCTCAAAAAAAGGCTCGCGGGTCCCAGCGAGGCCAAGCACGGGCTGTCTTACCTCATACCGGCCGGCAAGCGCGCGGTTACGGTGGCTGTAGACGATGTGAGCGGCATTTCGGGCCTGATCAGGCCGGGCGACCGCGTTGACGTGGCCGCCACCGTGAGCATTCCCGGAGAAAGGGAACAAAAAGAAATTCCCTACACCCTGGTTATTCTGCAGGACCTGCAGGTGCTGGCGGTGGGCAAGACGCTGGAAGACAAAAGCGAAGGTCAAACCCCGCTCGAATACAAGACCGTAACCCTGGCTGTTACCGTTGAGCAGTCCCAACCCCTGGTCCTGGCCAGCCAGAGAGGAAGCATCCGCCTGATGCTTCGCTCGCCTGTCGACAGCAGCCTGGTGGATACTGCTCCCTACAGGGCGGAACATTTTCTTACCCGTTAA
- a CDS encoding response regulator gives MEAIRVLVVDDIAETRDNIRRLLSFDRDLAVVGEARDGVEAVQKAAALDPDVVLMDVNMPRLNGLAAAEKIMQNQQGCSVIFLSVQDEAEYLRKAMAAGARDYLVKPFQGEELISAIKRVYLLESRRAAPGEDKTAGKEKPQVITVFGTKGGVGKTTIAVNTAVLLAQAKKKVAVVDLDLQFGDISVFLNLLPGRTIAELAQEGSEFDLDLVESYMIPHLSGVRVLPAPGRPEHAELVTVAQVERVIAVLKTSYDYVIIDTPPVFNDTNLSALDLSTQIFLVLALDLATIKNVKLSLELMQSLHHLGKTKLLLNRASDDVGIKIKTAEEILDFLIAAQIPSDGRLCVSALNRGIPFVLSAPGAKISQAMRSVSELIINDRGYQEDLKEKRKESFLGRLFK, from the coding sequence ATGGAAGCCATACGCGTTCTGGTGGTTGATGACATAGCTGAAACCAGGGACAACATCCGCCGCCTTCTTTCTTTTGACAGGGACCTGGCCGTGGTCGGCGAAGCCCGCGACGGGGTGGAGGCCGTGCAAAAGGCGGCGGCTCTGGATCCCGACGTGGTGCTGATGGATGTGAATATGCCCAGGCTGAATGGCCTTGCGGCCGCGGAGAAAATCATGCAGAATCAACAGGGTTGTTCCGTCATCTTCCTGAGCGTGCAGGATGAGGCCGAATACCTTCGCAAGGCCATGGCCGCGGGGGCCCGTGATTACCTGGTGAAACCTTTCCAGGGGGAAGAATTGATAAGCGCCATAAAAAGGGTTTACTTGCTGGAAAGCAGGCGGGCCGCTCCCGGCGAGGACAAAACCGCGGGGAAAGAAAAGCCCCAGGTGATAACAGTTTTCGGCACCAAGGGCGGCGTGGGGAAAACGACCATCGCCGTAAACACGGCCGTGCTGCTGGCCCAGGCCAAGAAAAAAGTGGCCGTTGTGGACCTGGACCTGCAGTTCGGCGACATTTCCGTTTTTCTGAACCTCCTGCCCGGACGCACGATCGCCGAGCTGGCCCAGGAAGGCAGCGAGTTTGATCTTGACCTGGTCGAATCGTACATGATCCCCCACCTCTCGGGGGTCAGGGTTCTTCCCGCGCCGGGCCGGCCGGAACATGCCGAACTGGTGACCGTTGCCCAGGTGGAGAGGGTCATTGCCGTTTTAAAAACCAGTTACGACTATGTGATCATCGATACGCCCCCCGTGTTCAACGATACGAATTTGAGCGCCCTGGACCTTTCCACCCAAATTTTTCTCGTCCTTGCCCTTGACCTGGCCACGATCAAGAACGTCAAGCTCAGCCTGGAGCTGATGCAGTCCCTGCACCATCTCGGCAAGACCAAACTGCTTCTCAACAGGGCCTCGGACGATGTCGGCATAAAAATAAAAACGGCCGAAGAAATACTCGACTTCCTGATAGCCGCCCAGATACCCAGCGACGGCAGGCTTTGCGTCTCGGCCCTGAACAGGGGTATTCCCTTTGTTCTTTCGGCCCCGGGAGCAAAGATAAGCCAGGCCATGCGCTCCGTATCAGAACTGATCATCAACGACCGGGGGTACCAGGAAGACCTGAAAGAAAAAAGGAAAGAAAGCTTCCTGGGCAGGCTGTTCAAGTGA
- a CDS encoding CpaF family protein: protein MEKEKGTRAFPGAGGTSHGDAKAVDPFRDFKLRVHQEVIETMDRELKENRDKNKPVMAPGELGCRIEEMVNAILDREASNLTRVERQRVTAEIMDEVLGLGPIEQLIKDPEISEVMVNGPHQIFVERKGRLEKVNACFRDNEHVMRIIDKIVSPLGRRIDESMPMVDARLPDGSRVNAVIPPLSLIGPVITIRKFSRDPLTIHDLIRFGTLTPQMAAFLEACVRGRLNIVISGGTSSGKTSTLNVLSSFIPGNERIVTIEDAAELQLRQEHVITMESRPPNIEGKGEITIRDLVRNSLRMRPDRIVIGEVRSGEALDMLQAMNTGHNGSLTTGHANSPRDMLARLETMVLMAGMDLPVRAIREQMASAIDLIVHQARLRDGSRKITSITEVLGMEGEVITLQDIYRFESEGSDDRGRLKGRFRATGVRPRCADKLLLAGVVLPDDLFI, encoded by the coding sequence CTGGAAAAAGAAAAAGGAACGCGCGCCTTCCCGGGGGCGGGCGGAACCAGTCACGGCGACGCTAAGGCGGTGGACCCCTTCCGGGATTTCAAGCTCAGGGTCCACCAGGAAGTAATTGAAACGATGGACAGGGAGTTAAAAGAAAACCGGGACAAGAACAAGCCCGTAATGGCGCCCGGAGAACTGGGCTGCCGGATCGAAGAAATGGTCAACGCGATCCTGGACCGGGAAGCATCCAATCTCACCAGGGTTGAAAGGCAGCGGGTCACAGCGGAAATAATGGACGAAGTTTTGGGCCTTGGTCCAATCGAGCAGCTGATCAAGGACCCCGAAATCTCGGAAGTGATGGTGAACGGTCCACATCAGATTTTTGTCGAGCGAAAAGGCCGGCTGGAAAAAGTGAATGCCTGCTTTCGCGATAACGAACACGTTATGCGCATTATCGATAAAATAGTCTCGCCCCTCGGCCGGCGAATCGACGAATCGATGCCCATGGTGGACGCCCGCCTGCCCGACGGTTCCCGCGTCAATGCCGTAATCCCGCCCCTGTCTTTAATCGGGCCGGTCATCACCATCCGCAAGTTTTCCCGCGACCCCTTGACGATACACGACCTGATCCGTTTCGGAACCCTGACTCCCCAAATGGCCGCCTTTCTGGAAGCCTGCGTCAGGGGTCGATTGAACATCGTCATTTCCGGCGGGACGAGCAGCGGTAAGACCAGCACCTTGAACGTCCTCTCCTCGTTCATTCCCGGAAATGAACGCATCGTGACGATTGAAGACGCCGCCGAACTGCAGCTACGCCAGGAACACGTCATCACCATGGAGAGCCGGCCGCCCAACATTGAGGGGAAGGGCGAGATCACCATCCGCGATCTGGTCCGCAATTCCTTGCGAATGAGGCCGGACCGGATAGTCATCGGTGAAGTCCGCTCGGGCGAGGCCCTGGATATGCTGCAGGCCATGAATACGGGGCATAACGGCTCGCTCACCACGGGACACGCCAACTCGCCGCGGGACATGCTGGCCCGGCTGGAGACCATGGTCCTCATGGCCGGGATGGACCTGCCGGTGCGCGCCATCAGGGAACAGATGGCTTCGGCCATAGACTTGATCGTCCACCAGGCCCGGCTCCGCGACGGCAGCCGAAAAATAACGAGCATTACCGAAGTCCTGGGGATGGAGGGTGAAGTGATTACCCTGCAGGACATCTACCGATTCGAGAGCGAGGGTTCTGACGACCGCGGCCGCTTAAAAGGACGCTTCAGGGCTACCGGCGTAAGGCCCAGGTGCGCGGACAAGCTCCTGCTGGCGGGAGTGGTCCTTCCCGATGACCTGTTCATTTGA
- a CDS encoding type II secretion system F family protein, with protein MEIRFIVMSACGFVSVTSGIFGLYLLATRERRRLQERLEKMTDLSWRKRQEEPAGKEQGTGLGAVLGRAGRFLFRKGMTKKIEEQLAAAGLPLRGEEFLAAWAFCALVPVSAARLVTSNLVFVLLVYLAGVLAPLLFIGSARRKRQKKFNQQMSDSLSIMSNALRAGFSFVQSMEVVSREMPEPVAGEFARTCREISLGTSVEEALQKMVKRVASADLDLLVTAVLIQRQVGGNLAEILDNISCTIRERIRIQGEIRTLTAQGRISGIIIGLLPPALIILLLLINPGYLLPLFKTRAGHLMLAGGVFAEAAGVLLIKKIVSIDY; from the coding sequence ATGGAAATCCGGTTTATCGTGATGAGCGCCTGCGGCTTTGTTTCCGTGACTTCCGGGATTTTCGGCCTCTACTTGTTGGCGACCAGGGAAAGGCGCAGGCTGCAGGAACGGCTGGAAAAAATGACTGACCTCAGTTGGAGGAAAAGGCAGGAAGAACCGGCGGGAAAAGAGCAGGGGACGGGCCTGGGCGCCGTTTTGGGCCGCGCCGGGCGGTTCCTTTTCCGGAAAGGGATGACCAAAAAAATCGAGGAGCAGCTTGCCGCGGCTGGCCTTCCCCTGCGCGGGGAAGAATTCCTGGCCGCCTGGGCGTTCTGTGCCCTGGTCCCGGTTTCCGCCGCCCGCCTGGTCACATCAAACCTGGTCTTCGTCCTGCTCGTTTACCTTGCAGGGGTGCTGGCGCCTCTTTTGTTCATCGGTTCAGCCAGGCGGAAGAGGCAAAAAAAATTCAACCAGCAGATGAGCGATTCACTTTCCATTATGTCCAACGCGCTCAGGGCCGGGTTCAGTTTTGTCCAGTCAATGGAGGTGGTGAGCCGCGAAATGCCCGAACCGGTGGCCGGGGAGTTCGCCCGCACCTGCCGGGAAATAAGCCTGGGGACATCGGTGGAAGAAGCCCTGCAGAAGATGGTAAAAAGGGTAGCCAGCGCCGACCTTGACCTGCTGGTGACAGCCGTATTGATCCAGCGGCAGGTTGGAGGGAACCTGGCCGAAATACTGGACAACATATCCTGCACCATCCGCGAGCGCATCCGCATCCAGGGCGAGATCCGCACCCTGACGGCCCAGGGCAGGATTTCCGGGATAATAATCGGGCTGCTTCCTCCCGCCTTGATTATCCTTTTGCTCCTGATCAACCCCGGCTACCTGCTGCCCCTGTTTAAAACGCGGGCCGGTCATCTCATGCTGGCCGGCGGCGTTTTTGCCGAAGCGGCAGGGGTGTTGCTGATCAAAAAGATCGTCAGCATCGACTACTAG
- a CDS encoding type II secretion system F family protein has translation MALIVFSTFLFAFTIGLAMFRGMLRDRELLARRLEKYTKSLRQKRREEEDILNRPFSERVVRPVIAQLSLALARLTPSRNRRKLQQVLQQAGNPGGLKAHEFMALQYMFALILMLGAWLFAWLARKGPGGQVFFTVSAGVCASLAGRAYLNSRVRKRKAIIQKELPDAMDLLTVSVEAGLGFDAALMQVVDKFKGVLAGEFRITLQELRMGRSRREALKDMSSRTGVEDLQAFVGAMIQADQLGVPITRILRAQSEQIRAKRRQRVEEKAMKAPVKMLFPLVFFIFPSIFIVLLGPAALKIFSFLANRF, from the coding sequence ATGGCTCTTATTGTCTTTTCCACATTTTTATTCGCTTTTACCATCGGCCTGGCCATGTTCCGGGGTATGTTGAGGGACAGGGAACTGCTCGCCCGGCGCTTGGAAAAGTACACAAAAAGCCTGCGGCAAAAAAGGCGCGAGGAAGAAGATATCCTGAACAGGCCGTTTTCGGAACGGGTGGTGCGGCCGGTCATAGCGCAGCTTTCCCTTGCCCTGGCGCGCCTGACTCCTTCCAGGAACAGGCGCAAACTGCAGCAGGTCCTCCAGCAGGCGGGGAACCCGGGCGGCCTGAAAGCCCATGAATTCATGGCCCTCCAGTACATGTTCGCCCTTATTTTGATGCTGGGAGCCTGGCTTTTTGCCTGGCTGGCCCGAAAAGGGCCAGGCGGCCAGGTCTTCTTTACGGTATCGGCGGGGGTATGCGCCAGCCTGGCCGGCAGGGCCTACCTTAATTCCAGGGTGAGAAAGAGGAAAGCGATAATCCAAAAAGAACTCCCCGACGCCATGGACCTCCTGACCGTGAGCGTCGAAGCCGGCCTGGGATTCGACGCTGCTCTTATGCAGGTGGTCGATAAATTCAAAGGGGTCCTGGCGGGCGAGTTCCGGATAACGCTGCAGGAACTGCGGATGGGCAGGTCGAGGCGTGAGGCGCTGAAAGACATGAGCAGCAGGACCGGAGTCGAGGACCTGCAGGCTTTCGTGGGCGCCATGATCCAGGCTGACCAGCTGGGAGTTCCCATTACCAGGATTTTACGGGCCCAGTCCGAACAGATACGAGCGAAGAGGCGGCAGCGCGTGGAAGAAAAGGCCATGAAGGCGCCTGTCAAGATGCTGTTTCCCCTGGTTTTCTTCATCTTTCCCAGCATCTTCATCGTTTTGCTTGGTCCTGCCGCCCTCAAGATTTTCAGTTTCCTGGCGAACAGGTTTTAG
- a CDS encoding DUF192 domain-containing protein yields MKGGEVLGWNIRVADTFFRRLTGLWGKRKLFPGEGLLLVPCRQVHTWFMSFPVDLVFLDRKGKIVELAAGLPPWKISPRARGGFQVLELPQGTIEEFGLQRNDVLEVLRV; encoded by the coding sequence ATGAAGGGGGGAGAAGTTCTCGGCTGGAATATTCGCGTGGCCGATACTTTTTTCCGGCGCCTGACCGGGCTTTGGGGAAAAAGGAAGCTGTTCCCGGGAGAGGGGCTGCTGTTGGTGCCCTGCCGGCAGGTGCACACCTGGTTTATGTCTTTCCCTGTCGATCTGGTCTTCCTGGACAGGAAAGGGAAGATTGTCGAACTTGCTGCCGGTTTGCCGCCCTGGAAGATAAGCCCCCGCGCAAGGGGCGGCTTCCAGGTCCTGGAGCTGCCGCAGGGGACAATCGAGGAGTTCGGGCTGCAAAGGAATGACGTGCTCGAAGTGCTCAGGGTCTAA
- the codY gene encoding GTP-sensing pleiotropic transcriptional regulator CodY: MQLLLEKTRILHQLLQKSAGQALDFNAIAGELSRMIESSVYIVGKNGKVLGKGETTSVRGGLFHPDELKDGQFSESSQQWLFGFTHTEVNLVPKDTGFYCILAPVFGSGERMGTVVYAREGQPYSPAETILAEYGASVAGMQILRNASERLETEARKKTVVQLALEVLSYSELEAVKYIFSEIEGSEGFLVASKLAEEYKLTRSVIVNALRKLESAGVIDARSLGMKGTYIKVLNDFLYEQLAQI, translated from the coding sequence ATGCAGTTGTTGTTAGAAAAGACCAGGATACTGCACCAGTTGCTCCAGAAGTCGGCAGGACAGGCCTTGGATTTCAACGCTATCGCCGGGGAACTCTCCCGCATGATCGAATCCAGCGTGTATATCGTGGGAAAAAACGGGAAAGTGCTGGGCAAAGGAGAGACCACTTCCGTCAGGGGGGGCCTTTTTCACCCCGATGAGCTGAAGGACGGCCAGTTCAGCGAAAGCAGCCAGCAGTGGCTGTTTGGTTTTACCCACACCGAAGTCAACCTGGTTCCCAAGGATACCGGCTTTTATTGCATCCTGGCCCCTGTATTCGGCAGCGGCGAGAGGATGGGTACTGTCGTCTATGCCCGGGAAGGCCAGCCCTATTCTCCGGCCGAAACAATCCTGGCCGAGTACGGCGCCAGCGTAGCGGGCATGCAGATTCTGAGGAACGCCAGCGAGCGCCTGGAAACTGAAGCCAGGAAAAAGACCGTGGTGCAGCTGGCCCTGGAGGTGCTTTCCTATTCGGAATTGGAGGCCGTCAAGTACATTTTCAGCGAGATAGAAGGCAGCGAGGGCTTCCTGGTTGCCAGCAAGCTGGCGGAGGAGTACAAGCTGACCCGTTCCGTCATCGTGAACGCCCTCAGGAAACTGGAAAGCGCCGGGGTCATCGATGCGCGCTCCCTCGGCATGAAAGGGACTTACATCAAGGTCTTGAACGATTTTCTCTACGAACAACTGGCCCAGATTTAA
- a CDS encoding type II toxin-antitoxin system HicB family antitoxin — protein MSAGWSPEEALKNAKEVLALHLYGMEQEKLDIPEPTRIEDVKIEKGQTLALVEVFMPLYRIEMAQKLVRKQITLPAWLCKLADQANINYSMVCQDALINALGINPDEHQRLRIFRLPNKK, from the coding sequence ATTTCGGCAGGATGGAGCCCCGAAGAAGCATTGAAAAATGCAAAAGAAGTGCTGGCCCTCCATTTGTATGGGATGGAGCAAGAAAAACTGGATATACCAGAACCTACACGGATCGAAGATGTAAAAATTGAAAAGGGCCAGACCCTGGCACTGGTGGAGGTATTTATGCCGCTGTACAGGATTGAGATGGCACAAAAGCTGGTCCGAAAGCAGATTACGCTGCCGGCATGGCTTTGTAAGTTGGCCGACCAAGCTAACATTAATTATTCAATGGTATGCCAGGATGCTCTTATTAATGCTTTGGGAATTAATCCGGATGAGCATCAACGGCTGCGCATTTTTCGGTTGCCAAACAAAAAATGA
- a CDS encoding SurA N-terminal domain-containing protein: protein MGNIKLSLILILLLLMGCTNQVSGENTNGRENNSKSEQLVAKVGQQEITSAELEQRMRIKKEAYEKLNKPQSDLFYKTVSLGMLVEHALLKQEAKAKGINVTAEEAAMYLKEQLEQMRKLQDNDPIKVNYFNAIKTNGYNSPEEYINSPEIISIHQDILTRSKLKSLITKNGNWDAYIEGLINNKNNYEIFINIDIRNYRELERVAVIERR from the coding sequence TTGGGAAATATTAAGCTTTCATTAATTCTAATTCTATTACTCCTAATGGGTTGTACAAATCAAGTGTCTGGCGAAAATACAAACGGCCGGGAAAATAATTCTAAAAGCGAGCAATTAGTTGCAAAAGTTGGTCAACAAGAAATCACATCTGCTGAATTAGAGCAACGAATGAGAATTAAGAAAGAAGCATATGAGAAATTAAACAAACCCCAATCAGATTTATTCTATAAAACGGTTTCCCTTGGCATGTTGGTTGAACATGCACTACTAAAACAAGAAGCAAAAGCAAAGGGAATTAATGTTACTGCGGAAGAGGCGGCTATGTATTTAAAAGAGCAGTTGGAGCAAATGAGGAAACTACAGGATAATGACCCGATTAAGGTAAACTACTTTAATGCAATCAAAACCAATGGTTATAATAGCCCGGAGGAGTATATTAATTCCCCAGAAATAATTTCTATCCACCAAGATATTTTAACACGAAGCAAGTTAAAGAGTTTAATTACCAAAAACGGAAACTGGGATGCATATATTGAAGGACTTATTAATAATAAAAATAACTATGAGATATTTATAAATATTGATATACGAAATTACCGAGAATTGGAGAGAGTTGCCGTAATTGAGCGTAGATAA
- a CDS encoding DUF853 family protein — MAKLFYKQRIYVYGVYIITGLADVLYLASREIDNFVVKYFTAIWEIYKALYYQKAPAGIDWGLLFGAGLPAGAAAYLLYQFYDYARPEWVKQRKGLYGTRGNKKEFNVKLLGKISGEKHPANGTLIGVDNNGKKVIITDEELNGHCLLLGATGAGKTTTLLNFIESAAQRGLPAVIVDGKGDDDFVGKVRHLAEKHGRKLYFFSMTEIAVSKHYNPLRHGNYTELKDKLISLTEWTEPHYKMQAERYLQTAVKVLMAAGITVDLVSIAEEIAPKRLETLAAKLPEEVGIKVFDTVDEAGNTIFGLLNRLAVFAESEIGWLFTDTGDANTIDLLKVMQEKAMVLFSLNSLMFAEYSRLLGRLIVIDLKTAAARLLSRKQNIYCIFDEFGVFAGLQVIDLVNKSRAAGFHIILSTQELADLRFGGGNDLMEQVLGNTNIKIIHRQDVPASAELLASLIGTKDDYMITQQVNQTGATGMGTVKQEKSFIVHPDDIKRLSVGEVYMIKKFPHFDVNKLIVKLF, encoded by the coding sequence TTGGCAAAACTGTTTTATAAGCAAAGGATATATGTGTACGGTGTTTATATTATTACTGGTCTTGCAGATGTTTTATACTTAGCCTCCCGGGAAATTGACAATTTTGTTGTCAAATATTTTACGGCAATCTGGGAGATATATAAGGCTCTTTATTATCAAAAAGCGCCGGCAGGGATAGACTGGGGTTTATTGTTTGGTGCAGGGTTACCGGCGGGAGCTGCGGCTTACTTGCTTTATCAGTTTTATGATTATGCAAGGCCGGAATGGGTCAAGCAGCGAAAAGGATTATATGGTACTCGGGGAAATAAGAAGGAGTTTAATGTAAAACTCCTCGGCAAAATATCGGGAGAAAAGCATCCGGCCAACGGTACTTTGATAGGTGTTGATAATAATGGCAAAAAGGTTATCATAACAGATGAGGAGCTTAACGGCCACTGCCTTTTGCTGGGGGCTACCGGCGCCGGGAAAACAACTACGCTGCTGAATTTTATCGAAAGCGCGGCGCAGAGGGGACTGCCGGCAGTTATTGTGGACGGCAAGGGAGACGATGACTTCGTTGGTAAGGTCAGGCACTTGGCCGAAAAACACGGGAGAAAATTATATTTTTTCAGCATGACCGAAATTGCCGTCAGCAAGCATTATAACCCTTTGCGGCATGGCAATTATACGGAACTTAAAGATAAGCTTATAAGCCTGACTGAATGGACAGAACCCCACTACAAGATGCAGGCGGAAAGGTATTTGCAGACGGCAGTCAAGGTGCTTATGGCGGCCGGTATAACGGTGGACTTGGTCAGTATAGCCGAGGAAATAGCACCGAAAAGGCTGGAGACGCTTGCCGCAAAGCTGCCTGAAGAAGTCGGAATAAAGGTGTTTGATACTGTTGATGAGGCAGGGAATACAATATTCGGATTGTTAAACAGGCTGGCCGTATTTGCTGAAAGCGAAATAGGATGGCTTTTTACCGACACGGGAGACGCAAATACCATAGATTTGTTGAAAGTCATGCAAGAAAAGGCCATGGTTTTATTCAGCCTGAACAGCTTGATGTTTGCTGAGTATTCCCGGCTTTTGGGGAGACTTATTGTCATTGATTTGAAAACGGCGGCAGCCAGGCTGCTAAGCCGGAAACAAAACATTTATTGCATCTTCGATGAGTTTGGCGTATTCGCTGGACTGCAAGTGATCGATTTGGTCAACAAATCCAGGGCGGCAGGCTTTCATATTATCCTTTCGACCCAGGAGTTGGCCGACCTGCGTTTTGGCGGAGGCAACGACCTCATGGAGCAGGTCCTGGGCAATACAAATATAAAAATAATACACCGGCAGGATGTGCCGGCGTCCGCCGAACTACTGGCTTCATTGATAGGGACCAAAGATGATTACATGATAACACAGCAGGTCAACCAAACAGGTGCAACTGGGATGGGAACGGTGAAACAGGAAAAGAGCTTTATTGTTCATCCGGATGATATCAAACGGTTGAGTGTTGGGGAAGTTTATATGATTAAGAAGTTTCCCCATTTTGATGTAAATAAGTTAATAGTGAAATTATTTTGA